The DNA segment GTATGGTATGGTAAATATAGTATTTTGTAAGAGACTCTTTTCACCtacataaataaatgaaaaaaaaatacaagtatTACTTACCCCCCACCTCCTACTACAAGAGTAGGTACAtttaaacttttaacaaatttaacACATTCTCCATGGCCTCTAGTAGATAGAGAGAAGCAACCAAGGCGGTCTCCAGCAAGGGAATCTGCACCACACTGCAGTACAATCGCAGTAGGACGGTAGAATTCCATAACATTGGATATAACTGGCTTGAAAACctgaaatataaaacaaagtttcaAGTCATGTCTCTACATatgaaaatattacaaaagtGATTATAAACTGTTGTttgcaatgaaaaaaaaacttacttgtACATAACTTTGATCATCAATACCCTCTTTTAGAGGTACATTGACAGAGAAGTACCTGCCACTTTCAGCTCCAATTTCATACATATCACCAGTGCCAGGGAAGAAATAATTGCCATATTTATGAAAACTGACTGTCATTACTCTATCAGTCAAATAAAAGGCTTCCTGGACACCATCTCCGTGGTGAACATCAATGTCTATGTATAAAACTCTGGGATGATATTTGAGTAACTCCAAAATAGCAATCACTATATCATTGACATAACAGAAACCTGAAACAAACACacaacatttaataatataatttacaaagtCCTTCAATTCAGCCGCATATTTCAAATAAGATTTTAAAGttagaattatttttgtttattttttatttttaacaagtatTCCATGAGATAACTAACCAGATGGTTCAAACTTTTTAGCGTGATGTAGTCCACCAGACCAATTGATCGCTATATCACAGGCATTGTTGTTGAGTTTCATGGCACCTTCCAAAGATGCACCCGTATACATGGAGCAGAAGTCAAATAAGCCCTCAAAGACTGGACAATCATCTCCAACATTGTAATGCAGCAAGTCTTTTGAAAAACctaaaaatttagtatattatgaAATGAAAACAAAGCTTaagtatttaaacaaaatacattttatgtaAAACCTGCCCTTATAATGTAAGCAATGTGCCAGAAATTAAAAGAACAGTATAGATTTGAACAAGTAGTAATCTGTAACATTTTCAGTAACCTCTGACACAAATGAATACATCATTAGGGCAATACTTACTTTGTATGTTTTGTGGAGTTACATTCTGTAAAAACTCGATGTAGTCCTCGCTATGGAATCGACACATATCATGGGCGC comes from the Aricia agestis chromosome 6, ilAriAges1.1, whole genome shotgun sequence genome and includes:
- the LOC121728152 gene encoding histone deacetylase 3 isoform X1, whose product is MTEHKVAYFYNPDVGNFHYGPGHPMKPHRLSVTHSLVLNYGLHKKMQIYRPYRASAHDMCRFHSEDYIEFLQNVTPQNIQSFSKDLLHYNVGDDCPVFEGLFDFCSMYTGASLEGAMKLNNNACDIAINWSGGLHHAKKFEPSGFCYVNDIVIAILELLKYHPRVLYIDIDVHHGDGVQEAFYLTDRVMTVSFHKYGNYFFPGTGDMYEIGAESGRYFSVNVPLKEGIDDQSYVQVFKPVISNVMEFYRPTAIVLQCGADSLAGDRLGCFSLSTRGHGECVKFVKSLNVPTLVVGGGGYTLRNVARCWTYETSLLVDENISNELPYTEYLEFFAPDFQLHPEINRPDSSSNANSKQYLEAITKHVYDNLKMCQHSPAVQMTHIPGDFFPEEYRIKEEPDPDIRISQEEADKMVEPRNEFYDDDKDNDKETVTETKDP
- the LOC121728152 gene encoding histone deacetylase 3 isoform X2, coding for MTEHKVAYFYNPDVGNFHYGPGHPMKPHRLSVTHSLVLNYGLHKKMQIYRPYRASAHDMCRFHSEDYIEFLQNVTPQNIQSFSKDLLHYNVGDDCPVFEGLFDFCSMYTGASLEGAMKLNNNACDIAINWSGGLHHAKKFEPSGFCYVNDIVIAILELLKYHPRVLYIDIDVHHGDGVQEAFYLTDRVMTVSFHKYGNYFFPGTGDMYEIGAESGRYFSVNVPLKEGIDDQSYVQVFKPVISNVMEFYRPTAIVLQCGADSLAGDRLGCFSLSTRGHGECVKFVKSLNVPTLVVGGGGYTLRNVARCWTYETSLLVDENISNELPYTEYLEFFAPDFQLHPEINSSSNANSKQYLEAITKHVYDNLKMCQHSPAVQMTHIPGDFFPEEYRIKEEPDPDIRISQEEADKMVEPRNEFYDDDKDNDKETVTETKDP